One stretch of Streptomyces sp. 135 DNA includes these proteins:
- the eccE gene encoding type VII secretion protein EccE, whose translation MVTTVRTRPGRRRPDSGARAQAPAAPSPAALSPSAFAPRPTSRLPQFGRSRLRPVVLVESALALVGAAWTVGPLAVAPAVAIAAVLVLFALGRRHGRPWHEWLATTRAFRGRVRRSAEVPVPPATDPSFAPAVECDPALRTYAYRGRARRQVGMVGDGTFLAAVLQVESDATALRAERGRQPLPVGLVREALEVDGIRLESAQIVVHTQPAPALHLPQQSVAVSNYAPLQAQTGAPAVRITWIALKLDPELCPEAVAARGGGLVGAQKSLVRAADQLASRLTGTGFRVTVLNEDEVAAAVATSACANPLMTAQAGLSELPERRTEESPRAWRCDNRRHTTYWVRRWPRLGAAGGPALHQLVALLTAVPALATTFSLTLGRDGRQGITVSGHVRVTGRSDAELSAARQVLERGARQAATGLLRLDREQLPGMLATLPLGGAR comes from the coding sequence ATGGTTACGACTGTGCGGACCCGGCCCGGGCGACGTCGTCCTGATTCCGGGGCGCGGGCACAGGCACCGGCGGCCCCGTCACCCGCGGCGCTCTCCCCCAGCGCCTTCGCTCCTCGTCCCACGTCCCGCTTACCGCAGTTCGGCCGGTCCCGCCTACGCCCCGTGGTGCTCGTGGAGTCGGCCCTTGCCCTGGTGGGAGCGGCCTGGACCGTCGGCCCACTGGCGGTCGCACCGGCGGTGGCGATCGCGGCCGTCCTGGTGCTCTTCGCCCTCGGGCGGCGCCATGGCCGGCCGTGGCATGAATGGCTGGCCACCACTCGGGCGTTCCGGGGGCGCGTGCGGCGCTCCGCCGAAGTGCCGGTGCCGCCAGCCACGGACCCCTCCTTCGCCCCGGCCGTCGAATGCGATCCCGCCCTGCGGACGTACGCCTACAGGGGCCGTGCCCGGCGCCAGGTCGGCATGGTCGGGGACGGGACGTTCCTGGCGGCGGTGTTGCAGGTCGAATCCGACGCGACGGCGCTGCGGGCCGAGCGGGGGCGGCAGCCGCTGCCGGTCGGGCTGGTCCGCGAGGCACTCGAAGTGGACGGGATCCGACTGGAATCCGCGCAGATCGTGGTCCATACGCAGCCCGCGCCCGCACTGCACCTGCCGCAGCAGTCCGTGGCCGTCAGCAACTACGCGCCGCTTCAGGCCCAGACAGGGGCGCCGGCCGTGCGCATCACGTGGATCGCCCTCAAGTTGGACCCGGAGCTGTGTCCGGAGGCCGTGGCGGCGCGCGGGGGCGGGCTCGTGGGGGCCCAGAAGTCCTTGGTTCGCGCCGCCGACCAGCTCGCGAGCCGGCTGACGGGGACGGGATTCCGGGTGACCGTGCTGAACGAGGACGAGGTGGCTGCCGCCGTGGCGACCTCCGCCTGTGCCAACCCTCTGATGACCGCGCAGGCCGGGCTCTCGGAGCTGCCGGAGCGCAGGACCGAGGAGTCCCCGCGCGCGTGGCGGTGTGACAACCGGCGGCACACGACGTACTGGGTACGGCGCTGGCCCCGGCTCGGTGCTGCCGGTGGACCCGCGCTGCATCAACTCGTCGCTCTTCTCACCGCGGTTCCGGCACTCGCCACGACGTTCAGTCTCACGCTCGGGCGAGATGGGCGGCAGGGAATCACCGTGAGCGGTCATGTGCGGGTGACGGGCCGCAGTGACGCCGAACTCTCGGCGGCACGGCAGGTTCTGGAACGGGGAGCACGACAGGCCGCGACGGGCTTGCTGCGGCTGGACCGGGAACAGCTGCCCGGGATGCTGGCGACGCTTCCGCTGGGGGGTGCCCGGTGA
- the eccB gene encoding type VII secretion protein EccB: protein MASRRDELNAYTFAKRRTLAAFVQPSPSGSEEGAPRPLRAVVPGLIVGVIVLAVFGAWGMFKPAAKPGWDKPKEHVIIASDSTTRYVVLETDGKRQLHPVLNMASAKLLLDSGKGEVIKVDESILDKGKIPHGATIGIPYAPDRLPSASEAGTAKRWAVCERPVAGGSSIQKAAFVLGDRDRNRTEGRQRLRGGELLYVVGPDRTRYVVDARGTAYRISEKEHRELLLRVLMRSSREPQRVSKQWLGTLHSGGAIAFPDIEGVPGADAKVPGLQDRAADRIGMIIKATEGDRAQHYVVLPGRIAPVSDFTAKLLLGSPDLVDLKQDGRARPLSAGAFTPDTKEFGPGNRWPREMPTAANEASTADGSRNTVCNVLRDVDADTGVTTLSTWAGTDFPAPLPTGSSSAYVTPGSGQLFRQFLGSETKAGGIFLATDTGLRYAMQSNSDSATDDAGIGTSAKQRKQQQQEAQQAQTRLGYGDADVTPIPAAWSAFLPTGPRLSTAAARQPQGA from the coding sequence ATGGCATCACGACGGGACGAACTCAACGCCTACACCTTCGCGAAGCGCCGCACACTGGCCGCCTTCGTCCAGCCCTCACCGTCGGGCTCGGAGGAAGGCGCCCCGCGTCCGCTGCGCGCGGTGGTGCCGGGCCTGATCGTCGGGGTGATCGTCCTGGCCGTCTTCGGAGCCTGGGGGATGTTCAAGCCGGCGGCCAAGCCCGGCTGGGACAAGCCCAAGGAGCACGTCATCATCGCGAGCGACTCGACGACCCGTTATGTCGTGCTCGAGACCGACGGCAAGCGTCAACTGCACCCTGTCCTCAACATGGCCTCCGCGAAGCTCCTCCTCGACTCCGGCAAGGGCGAAGTCATCAAAGTCGATGAGTCGATCCTCGACAAGGGAAAGATCCCGCACGGCGCCACGATCGGCATCCCGTACGCCCCCGACCGCCTCCCCTCCGCGTCCGAGGCCGGCACGGCCAAGCGCTGGGCGGTGTGCGAACGCCCCGTGGCGGGCGGAAGCAGCATCCAGAAGGCCGCGTTCGTCCTGGGAGACCGGGACCGGAACAGGACCGAGGGACGCCAACGCCTGCGGGGCGGCGAGCTGTTGTACGTCGTCGGCCCCGACAGGACGCGGTACGTGGTCGACGCCCGCGGCACCGCGTACCGGATCTCGGAGAAGGAACACCGCGAACTCCTGCTGCGTGTCCTCATGAGATCGAGCCGTGAACCACAGCGTGTCTCCAAGCAGTGGCTCGGCACACTGCATTCTGGGGGCGCCATCGCGTTCCCCGACATCGAGGGCGTCCCCGGAGCCGACGCGAAGGTGCCGGGCCTCCAGGACCGGGCGGCCGACCGGATCGGCATGATCATCAAGGCGACCGAGGGCGACAGGGCACAGCATTACGTGGTCCTTCCCGGACGGATCGCCCCGGTGTCGGACTTCACCGCGAAGCTGCTCCTCGGCAGCCCCGACCTCGTCGATCTGAAGCAGGACGGCAGGGCCCGTCCACTGAGCGCCGGAGCCTTCACCCCCGACACGAAGGAGTTCGGGCCGGGGAACAGATGGCCGCGTGAGATGCCGACGGCGGCCAACGAGGCATCGACCGCGGACGGCAGCCGCAACACCGTCTGCAACGTCCTGCGCGATGTCGACGCCGACACCGGCGTGACCACCCTCAGCACGTGGGCGGGAACCGACTTCCCGGCCCCGCTCCCCACCGGTTCGTCGAGCGCTTACGTCACCCCGGGCTCGGGCCAGCTCTTCCGGCAGTTCCTCGGCTCCGAGACGAAGGCGGGCGGCATCTTCCTGGCCACCGACACGGGCCTGCGGTACGCGATGCAGTCCAACAGCGACAGCGCTACGGACGACGCCGGGATCGGCACCTCCGCCAAGCAGCGCAAGCAGCAACAACAGGAGGCGCAGCAGGCCCAGACACGCCTCGGCTACGGCGATGCGGACGTGACTCCGATCCCCGCCGCCTGGTCCGCCTTCCTGCCCACGGGCCCGCGCCTGTCAACGGCTGCGGCCCGCCAGCCGCAAGGTGCCTGA